The DNA sequence CATCGGGGTCCGCCGCATCGGCGGAGAGCGATGTTTCACGTGAAACACGAATGGGCCAACCCCACGGGGTCGGCCCATTCGTCTGTCCGCTGAGATTCACCGCCGCTGGAGTACACCGGGACCGCCTAGAGCGGCCGAAGCGCGGGCTCCTTCTGCACTGCTCCCAGCAGCCGGTCGAGCGCCAGCTCGACGTCTTCCTTCCACGAGAGCGTCGTCCGCAGCTCCAGCCGGAGCCTCGGATAGGCAGGGTGTGGGCGGACCGTCTTGAAGCCCACCGCGAGGAGATGGTCCGCGGGAAGCACACACGCGGGCTTCTCCCAGCGCGCGTCGCCGAAGGCCTCGATGGCCTTGAACCCCCGGCGCAGCAGATCCTTGGCGACCGTCTGCACGATGACGCGGCCAAGCCCCTGCCCTTGATAGCCCGGCATGATCCAGGCAGTCATCAGCTGAACGGCGTCCGGCGAGACCGGACTCGTGGGAAAGGCCGTGGACCGCGGCACATAGGCGGGGGGAGCGTAGAGGACGAAGCCCACCGGCACCTCGTCGACGTAGACGACCCGACCGCAGGACCCCCACTCCAGCAGGACGGCGGAGATCCACGCCTCCTTCTCCAGCTCGGGCGTTCCGGCCTTCA is a window from the Streptomyces spectabilis genome containing:
- a CDS encoding GNAT family N-acetyltransferase encodes the protein MGRRLVPLTLDNLPDLPRRCRACVFWELDPVSGQAALKAGTPELEKEAWISAVLLEWGSCGRVVYVDEVPVGFVLYAPPAYVPRSTAFPTSPVSPDAVQLMTAWIMPGYQGQGLGRVIVQTVAKDLLRRGFKAIEAFGDARWEKPACVLPADHLLAVGFKTVRPHPAYPRLRLELRTTLSWKEDVELALDRLLGAVQKEPALRPL